In the genome of bacterium, one region contains:
- a CDS encoding nucleotidyltransferase family protein: protein MTEQDIRNLILDDSEMMNVLKAVKDLRLPDCWIGAGFVRNKVWNYLHQYPNDLNSSDIDVVYYNDRNTDSEQEKAIENALAQKISSDWSVTNQARMHTENGDEQYTSTEDAISYWPETATAVAVRLGQSHELEIIAPYGLDDLLSMIIRMSPKFKDPNKFKQRLSSKRWQERWPQVTIIN from the coding sequence ATGACCGAGCAGGATATTAGAAATTTGATTTTAGATGATAGTGAAATGATGAATGTGTTAAAGGCCGTGAAGGACCTGCGACTACCGGATTGCTGGATAGGAGCGGGTTTCGTAAGGAATAAAGTTTGGAACTACTTACATCAATATCCTAACGACCTTAATTCGTCCGACATTGATGTTGTTTATTATAATGATCGTAACACCGATTCAGAGCAGGAAAAAGCTATCGAAAATGCTTTAGCTCAGAAAATCTCCAGCGATTGGTCTGTTACGAACCAGGCTCGAATGCACACGGAAAATGGAGATGAGCAATATACGTCTACTGAGGATGCGATTAGCTATTGGCCAGAGACTGCTACTGCAGTCGCGGTACGGCTCGGCCAAAGCCATGAATTGGAGATTATTGCCCCGTATGGTTTAGACGATCTGCTTTCTATGATTATAAGAATGTCACCAAAATTTAAAGATCCTAACAAGTTCAAGCAGAGGCTATCAAGTAAGCGCTGGCAGGAGAGATGGCCACAAGTTACAATTATTAATTAG
- a CDS encoding AAA family ATPase translates to MPKPVIILVNGLPATGKTTIATKIAGHLQWPIFRKDDIKEQLADRLNEFNLESSHRLGLVSRVMLRYITEQLSRSNSNFIIDSNFSNGVQTDEFINMMKNARHRIIEVFLHTDGEVLYERFRDRIKDRHPIHLEHFQGFEDFRETISKGSLQPLSLDGIVIRVDTTDFSKLDESKLLEEIKNSLNNIYEHNSDWI, encoded by the coding sequence ATGCCTAAACCTGTGATCATCTTAGTAAACGGTTTGCCGGCAACTGGCAAAACCACCATAGCGACGAAAATCGCCGGTCATTTGCAATGGCCGATTTTTCGCAAGGATGACATCAAAGAGCAGCTCGCAGATAGATTAAATGAATTTAACCTCGAAAGTTCTCATCGTTTAGGATTAGTGTCGCGGGTTATGCTGCGATATATCACAGAACAGCTTTCCCGATCCAATTCAAATTTTATAATCGACTCCAATTTTTCCAACGGCGTTCAGACAGACGAGTTTATTAACATGATGAAAAACGCTCGCCACCGTATCATCGAGGTGTTCCTTCACACGGACGGCGAAGTGCTCTATGAAAGATTTAGGGACCGAATTAAGGATCGGCATCCGATCCATTTAGAACACTTTCAGGGCTTTGAAGATTTTAGAGAAACTATCAGTAAAGGATCGCTGCAGCCATTGTCTTTAGACGGAATCGTTATTAGAGTCGATACAACCGATTTTAGTAAATTGGATGAAAGTAAATTGCTAGAGGAAATCAAGAATTCATTAAATAATATTTATGAACATAATAGCGATTGGATTTGA
- a CDS encoding class I SAM-dependent methyltransferase produces the protein MNLNELFEKAIVHREQHQCSAYPYESYDRLFEIVTVENPDRILEIGSGCGFSACVMMLASPRLQLDSIEKDPEHVKAARQFLQENLTPQAAGRVRIIEGIAEEVLERLTEGYDLIFFDGYQIHYEFLPHYKRLLKAGGLLVLGNTHLSSKTSDNFFAELSNGKDGKIMDRFAETILARRI, from the coding sequence ATGAATTTAAATGAATTGTTTGAAAAGGCCATCGTGCACAGAGAGCAACATCAGTGTAGCGCTTATCCCTATGAAAGCTATGATAGACTTTTTGAGATTGTTACCGTCGAAAATCCAGACCGTATACTGGAGATAGGCTCTGGCTGCGGTTTTAGCGCTTGCGTTATGATGCTGGCCAGCCCAAGATTGCAGCTGGATAGTATAGAGAAAGACCCAGAGCACGTTAAAGCTGCGCGTCAATTTTTGCAGGAAAATTTAACTCCGCAGGCAGCAGGGCGTGTAAGGATTATTGAGGGTATCGCGGAAGAAGTTTTAGAAAGATTGACTGAAGGGTATGATTTAATTTTCTTTGATGGTTATCAGATCCATTATGAATTTTTACCTCATTACAAAAGGCTGCTTAAAGCCGGCGGGCTGTTGGTTTTAGGAAACACGCATTTGAGCAGTAAAACCAGTGATAATTTCTTTGCGGAATTAAGTAACGGCAAGGATGGGAAGATCATGGACCGATTCGCAGAAACGATACTGGCCCGCCGCATATAA
- the uppS gene encoding di-trans,poly-cis-decaprenylcistransferase has product MNLTDKLNHLAIIPDGNRRWAKARLLLPWKGHIEGVKRFWELAEAAAQMGIKYLTFWAGSYGNLDKRSKEEVDVLFQLMADELAKPELLEKLEKNKTSLKVIGEWELFARDSKLKDTLQGIENKTTEGAEYQLTILFGYDGQREMLAAVKSLQQSGQEVNADNLQQSLWTKELPAVDLVIRTGGEPHWSAGFLMWQTANSQYYFTEDLWPDFKVPQLKTALEDFERRERRLGK; this is encoded by the coding sequence ATGAACTTAACAGACAAGTTAAATCATTTAGCAATTATTCCCGATGGGAACCGAAGATGGGCGAAGGCTCGTCTTTTGTTACCCTGGAAAGGCCACATAGAAGGCGTGAAGCGCTTTTGGGAGTTAGCAGAAGCAGCAGCACAGATGGGTATTAAGTACCTGACTTTCTGGGCCGGTTCCTATGGCAACTTAGACAAGCGCAGTAAAGAAGAAGTAGATGTCTTATTTCAGCTTATGGCCGATGAGCTAGCCAAGCCAGAGTTGCTCGAAAAATTAGAAAAGAATAAAACCAGCTTAAAGGTCATAGGGGAGTGGGAATTATTTGCCCGGGATTCTAAGCTAAAAGACACCTTGCAGGGTATTGAAAACAAGACCACCGAAGGTGCGGAGTATCAATTAACCATTTTATTTGGTTACGATGGCCAGCGCGAAATGCTGGCTGCTGTTAAATCTCTCCAGCAATCGGGGCAAGAGGTTAACGCCGATAACTTACAGCAAAGCCTTTGGACCAAAGAATTGCCGGCCGTGGACCTAGTTATCCGCACCGGCGGTGAACCGCACTGGTCCGCGGGTTTCTTAATGTGGCAGACAGCTAACAGCCAATACTATTTTACAGAAGATTTGTGGCCGGACTTTAAAGTGCCGCAATTAAAAACAGCGCTCGAAGATTTCGAGCGCCGCGAGCGGCGTTTGGGTAAATAA
- a CDS encoding glycosyltransferase, whose protein sequence is MKQSSEVVLAHDSFTQYGGAERVMGAVAELYPESEIYTLATDPVITKNFPDRVFKPSLVQVFYSIIPKLQWWFPLAPVALRVMKLPPAKVVVSSSSAFMKGLRKPKGSIHIDYCHTPTRFLWSDAVYAEGEVPKILRGVMRLYLRWLRRWDIAAAKRVDYFIANSKEVQNRIQKYYKRDSELIYPFIDVNFWQNSAPRGEYFLMAGRITPYKGYEKIITIFNELKIPLHVVGEGRYLSYLKTIAKDNIIFMGKVSDDELRNQYSGAKAFIYPQVEDFGLMPLEAASCGTPTIALAKAGSLETVVSGVTGELIDEFNFSTVSDIIQHWQGEKYQSNAMREHASKFSKEIFQAKISDFVNKVKHEHNY, encoded by the coding sequence TTGAAACAAAGTTCAGAAGTAGTCTTGGCACATGACTCATTTACCCAATATGGTGGCGCAGAGCGAGTAATGGGAGCAGTGGCAGAACTCTATCCAGAAAGCGAAATTTATACTTTAGCAACTGATCCGGTAATTACAAAGAATTTTCCCGATCGAGTTTTCAAACCGAGCCTGGTTCAGGTTTTTTATTCTATTATCCCAAAGCTGCAGTGGTGGTTTCCGTTAGCCCCAGTAGCTTTGCGGGTTATGAAGTTGCCGCCTGCAAAAGTTGTGGTCAGCAGCAGTTCGGCGTTTATGAAGGGGCTGCGCAAACCGAAAGGGAGTATTCATATTGATTACTGCCATACTCCCACCCGGTTTTTATGGAGCGATGCTGTTTATGCCGAAGGAGAAGTTCCAAAAATACTCCGCGGGGTGATGCGTTTGTATTTGCGCTGGCTGAGACGCTGGGATATTGCCGCCGCTAAGCGCGTTGATTATTTTATTGCTAACTCTAAAGAAGTTCAAAATCGCATCCAAAAATATTACAAACGAGATAGCGAACTCATTTATCCGTTTATCGATGTGAACTTTTGGCAAAACTCCGCGCCTCGAGGCGAGTACTTTTTAATGGCCGGCCGCATTACTCCCTACAAGGGTTACGAAAAAATCATCACTATCTTTAACGAATTAAAAATTCCATTACATGTAGTGGGCGAGGGTCGTTATTTGTCTTATTTAAAGACCATTGCTAAAGACAACATAATATTCATGGGCAAGGTTTCTGATGATGAATTGCGCAATCAGTATAGTGGCGCCAAAGCTTTTATCTATCCTCAAGTAGAAGATTTTGGATTAATGCCTTTGGAGGCAGCCAGCTGCGGCACTCCTACAATAGCTTTAGCAAAAGCAGGTAGCTTGGAAACAGTTGTATCTGGGGTAACTGGCGAGTTAATCGACGAATTCAATTTCAGTACTGTTTCGGATATTATTCAGCACTGGCAGGGAGAGAAATATCAAAGCAACGCTATGCGTGAGCACGCATCAAAGTTCAGTAAGGAAATTTTTCAGGCCAAAATTTCCGACTTTGTTAACAAGGTGAAACATGAACATAACTATTGA
- a CDS encoding glycosyltransferase family 4 protein → MNITIDLRSLHTKEFSGVEYFSEQVIQHLLQLDKQNQYLLFYNGYKKKTFDQFHFVNGKYKQTRIPNRLLNLSFKFLGWPKIENLTNNNHVLLLPNPTMVSIHSVTKLILVVHDLSPVLMPEMYTLKSQLWHKMINIPKLAKRANRILAVSEYTKQTLVSEFGISPEKISVGLLGIDSNRYRYNQSIGNLRNIRNVYGLPGEFILFIGTLEPRKNLSRLIKAYEALDTEASLVIAGKKGWRYAEVMQLIESSPKRKQIVYLGYISEEHKPGLIKLAKVFAWPSLYEGFGLPVLEAMAVGTPVLTSNVTSLPEVVGDSAITVNPYNITEITQGLNVLLNDSAVRENYIAKGLERSQKFNWDKTAQVLHSLLA, encoded by the coding sequence ATGAACATAACTATTGATCTTCGCAGTCTCCATACTAAAGAATTTAGCGGCGTTGAATATTTTTCTGAGCAAGTCATTCAGCATTTACTGCAATTGGATAAGCAGAATCAATACCTGCTTTTTTATAACGGCTATAAAAAGAAAACCTTCGACCAGTTCCATTTTGTAAATGGCAAGTATAAGCAGACCCGCATTCCTAACCGTTTGTTAAATTTAAGCTTTAAGTTTTTAGGCTGGCCAAAAATAGAGAACCTGACGAATAATAACCATGTTTTGTTGCTACCAAACCCAACAATGGTCAGCATACATTCTGTAACTAAGCTAATCTTGGTGGTGCACGACCTGTCACCGGTATTGATGCCAGAAATGTATACGTTAAAATCCCAGTTATGGCATAAAATGATAAATATTCCCAAGCTAGCAAAGCGCGCAAACAGAATTCTGGCAGTATCGGAATACACCAAGCAGACTTTGGTCAGCGAATTTGGCATTAGTCCCGAAAAGATTTCTGTAGGATTATTGGGTATTGATAGTAATCGCTACCGTTACAACCAATCAATAGGCAATCTGCGCAATATTCGCAATGTATATGGCTTGCCAGGCGAATTCATACTGTTTATTGGCACGCTGGAGCCCCGCAAAAATTTGTCTCGTCTCATAAAAGCTTACGAAGCTTTGGATACCGAAGCGAGTTTGGTGATTGCAGGGAAAAAAGGCTGGCGTTACGCGGAAGTTATGCAGCTAATCGAATCCAGCCCAAAACGCAAACAGATTGTATACTTAGGCTATATTTCCGAAGAGCATAAGCCCGGCCTGATAAAATTAGCTAAAGTTTTTGCCTGGCCAAGCTTGTACGAAGGGTTTGGCCTGCCAGTGTTGGAGGCCATGGCCGTTGGAACCCCGGTGTTAACCTCTAATGTGACCTCATTGCCGGAGGTGGTCGGGGATAGCGCCATAACTGTGAATCCTTATAATATTACAGAGATCACCCAAGGCCTCAATGTTTTGTTAAATGATTCGGCTGTGCGCGAAAATTATATCGCAAAAGGCTTGGAACGTAGTCAAAAGTTTAATTGGGATAAGACAGCGCAAGTGCTGCACAGCTTACTGGCATAA
- a CDS encoding glycosyltransferase family 4 protein: MKIGFDFRMGGSINAGIGRYSFELLKTMLDRSTNDDFVVFYNANNVNTADLEELQARGAELVEANYRHYSFSEQLFFPRLLKAHHLDIVHFPNFNVPLLYKGEYVVTIHDMVHHKISGHKKSRYIKFLAYKYIIEQAAKRAKKIITVTEAAKKEIIEYLGTDPNKIEVTYEAPAPVVKNPGDFNRLKENFLINAPYLLFVGTLERKKNIVNLCLGFDKLLSKYNYNLDLVLVGKVDSHYPEVKEQALSIKHRNRLIFTGYVNNNDQANFYQNAFAFVTASLHEGFGLPGLEAMQYGTPVLAANTEVFNEVYDDAAIYFDGLDPDDIADKINLLVSDQPFHESMRKKSLKRAAMYSWERTADQTLKIYKDTQSLIPIPDKKPESIPQVEPRAPESKEYSPELE; this comes from the coding sequence ATGAAAATAGGCTTTGATTTCAGAATGGGCGGGAGCATCAATGCCGGCATTGGCCGGTATAGTTTTGAGTTACTCAAAACCATGCTGGACCGTAGTACAAATGATGACTTCGTCGTCTTCTACAATGCCAACAATGTAAACACTGCAGATTTAGAGGAATTACAAGCACGAGGGGCGGAATTGGTGGAGGCAAATTATCGCCACTATTCTTTTAGCGAACAGTTGTTTTTTCCGCGATTGCTTAAAGCTCATCATTTGGATATAGTTCATTTTCCGAATTTTAATGTACCTTTGCTGTATAAGGGTGAGTATGTCGTTACCATTCATGACATGGTCCACCACAAAATTAGCGGCCATAAAAAGAGCCGGTATATAAAATTCTTGGCTTATAAATATATTATCGAACAGGCTGCCAAGCGAGCCAAGAAAATTATCACTGTCACCGAAGCCGCGAAAAAAGAAATTATTGAATATTTAGGAACAGACCCGAATAAGATTGAAGTGACTTACGAAGCTCCCGCGCCAGTCGTTAAGAACCCCGGTGACTTTAACAGACTCAAAGAAAATTTTTTAATCAATGCCCCTTACCTGTTGTTTGTGGGCACTCTCGAACGTAAAAAGAATATCGTTAATCTATGCCTAGGTTTCGACAAGTTGTTGTCTAAATACAACTACAACTTAGATTTAGTTTTGGTAGGAAAAGTAGATAGTCATTATCCAGAAGTTAAAGAGCAGGCTCTGAGCATCAAACACCGCAACCGGCTCATTTTTACCGGTTATGTAAATAATAACGATCAGGCAAATTTTTACCAAAATGCGTTTGCATTTGTGACTGCTTCTTTGCATGAAGGCTTTGGCTTGCCGGGTTTAGAGGCCATGCAGTACGGTACTCCCGTACTGGCAGCCAATACCGAGGTTTTTAATGAGGTGTATGATGATGCCGCGATTTACTTTGACGGCTTAGATCCTGACGATATTGCTGATAAAATTAACTTGCTAGTTTCGGACCAGCCCTTCCACGAATCTATGCGCAAAAAATCGCTCAAGCGCGCAGCGATGTATTCTTGGGAAAGAACTGCCGACCAAACCTTAAAAATTTACAAAGATACTCAGTCGTTAATACCAATTCCAGATAAAAAACCGGAGTCGATTCCTCAGGTCGAGCCTCGTGCGCCCGAGTCTAAGGAGTATTCTCCAGAATTAGAATAA
- a CDS encoding glycosyltransferase: protein MSHPTNPKYIAIAGGLTGGPIAPLLAVTDYWRTKDELITPVIFDVRNSFGKTVAQRRNIRFYSITTGKLRRYWTIKNFLAPFLLLIGLIQSLYYLSKLRPRLVLGAGGFAQLPVMYAAWILRIPRVIHQQDVSVTLSNRLCTPIANLITTTFEGSIRDFPQGSGLGKKYIQGTKVYWTGNPASLPDKHSKFPADIKLNGELPVLLVFGGASGAAALNKIIADAVPTLSRVVEIIHITGPGKNLFKPAKNYHPIEILTSMKPVYEAVDVVLGRAGINTLTELAEFGKPGIIVPMPDTHQEVNAELIFRSGSAMVLDQNSLNGDLLVKAIRKIIFEPDRQKKYVTNLRKLFKSNAAREIVSLIEHTVLHKSSKQNYAK from the coding sequence ATGTCTCATCCAACAAACCCAAAATACATTGCCATAGCCGGAGGCTTAACCGGCGGTCCAATTGCTCCGCTTCTAGCTGTTACCGATTACTGGCGGACGAAAGACGAACTGATCACTCCGGTTATTTTTGACGTGCGCAACAGCTTTGGAAAAACTGTAGCTCAGCGTAGAAACATAAGGTTCTACAGCATAACTACTGGCAAACTTCGCCGCTATTGGACCATAAAAAATTTCCTTGCGCCTTTTTTGCTTTTGATCGGCTTGATTCAATCTTTATATTACTTATCCAAGCTGCGCCCAAGGCTGGTATTAGGGGCCGGCGGTTTTGCCCAGCTGCCGGTAATGTACGCTGCTTGGATCTTGCGAATCCCGAGAGTGATTCATCAGCAAGATGTTTCTGTTACGCTTTCGAACCGGTTATGCACTCCGATCGCTAATTTGATTACAACCACCTTCGAAGGCTCGATCCGAGATTTCCCTCAGGGCAGCGGTTTAGGCAAAAAATATATCCAGGGCACAAAGGTGTATTGGACAGGCAATCCGGCCAGTCTTCCGGATAAGCATTCAAAATTCCCTGCGGACATTAAGTTAAATGGCGAACTGCCGGTATTGCTGGTTTTTGGGGGAGCTAGCGGAGCTGCTGCTTTGAATAAAATAATTGCTGACGCTGTTCCGACTTTGAGCAGAGTGGTAGAAATCATCCATATCACCGGTCCGGGCAAGAATTTATTTAAGCCGGCAAAGAATTATCATCCAATAGAGATCTTAACCAGCATGAAGCCTGTTTACGAAGCAGTCGACGTGGTGCTAGGTAGAGCGGGGATTAACACACTCACGGAATTGGCAGAGTTTGGTAAGCCGGGTATAATTGTTCCGATGCCCGACACTCATCAAGAAGTTAATGCGGAGCTCATTTTCCGCAGCGGTTCGGCTATGGTACTGGACCAAAATTCATTAAACGGCGATTTATTGGTTAAAGCCATCAGGAAGATTATTTTCGAGCCAGATCGTCAAAAGAAATACGTCACCAATTTAAGGAAGCTATTTAAGAGTAATGCAGCGCGGGAAATTGTGTCTTTAATAGAACATACGGTTTTGCACAAGTCATCAAAACAGAATTATGCAAAATAA
- a CDS encoding patatin-like phospholipase family protein: protein MQNKRNKIRVGFAFSGASTRSIFYIGFLEALKENGYPIDYIASMSGATIVAASFASGTMDKLKEMAFSINKEVVLGFLERSRSKGGLYHLRKVEELLRTFTKNYNFEDVSPRLGFVATDIVAGEEVVLQVGDLAKAICASCTLPVVFEPQPWGNKVLVDGGIINIVPGNVARQAGMDLIIGVDLRATRHVFSPWQIFLRKAINRVKKVLWPQFAKNFKERIMNQLRLSEFWEDNFYLGQTGHKLTDPNLLTVIGRSLDIAIEAQQRDKHSENFECDMLIVPELELPFWKRNLFLRFTHVDNTKDYYLAGRKAAEEYLPKMWQLLKDKEEQEKARAKQLETLFTQTENNKTK, encoded by the coding sequence ATGCAAAATAAGCGGAATAAAATTCGAGTCGGATTTGCTTTTAGCGGCGCTTCTACCCGTTCCATTTTTTATATTGGCTTTTTAGAAGCTCTTAAAGAAAACGGTTATCCAATCGATTACATTGCATCGATGTCTGGAGCAACTATCGTAGCAGCCAGTTTTGCCTCCGGAACCATGGATAAGCTTAAAGAGATGGCCTTCAGCATTAACAAAGAAGTAGTGCTTGGCTTCCTGGAACGCAGCCGCAGCAAAGGCGGTTTATATCACCTTAGAAAAGTGGAAGAGCTGCTGCGGACTTTTACCAAAAATTATAATTTTGAAGACGTTTCCCCTCGATTGGGTTTTGTAGCGACCGATATCGTGGCAGGCGAGGAGGTCGTGCTTCAGGTTGGAGATTTGGCCAAAGCCATTTGCGCGTCATGCACCTTGCCGGTGGTATTTGAACCGCAACCATGGGGCAACAAAGTATTAGTAGATGGAGGGATCATTAACATTGTTCCCGGAAATGTGGCGCGTCAAGCCGGCATGGATCTTATTATCGGTGTAGATTTGCGCGCCACCAGGCATGTATTTAGCCCGTGGCAGATTTTTTTAAGAAAAGCCATTAACCGTGTTAAAAAAGTTCTATGGCCGCAGTTTGCTAAAAATTTCAAGGAAAGGATCATGAATCAATTGCGCCTATCCGAATTCTGGGAAGATAATTTTTACCTTGGACAGACTGGGCATAAGCTCACTGACCCAAATCTTCTAACCGTTATTGGGCGATCTTTGGATATTGCTATAGAAGCTCAACAGCGCGATAAGCATAGCGAAAATTTTGAGTGCGATATGTTAATAGTTCCAGAACTAGAATTGCCATTTTGGAAGCGTAATCTATTTTTGCGCTTCACTCACGTGGATAACACCAAAGATTACTATTTGGCTGGGCGCAAAGCGGCAGAAGAATATCTACCAAAGATGTGGCAGCTGCTGAAGGACAAGGAAGAACAGGAAAAGGCCCGGGCAAAGCAACTGGAAACATTGTTTACTCAAACCGAAAATAACAAAACTAAGTAA
- the murC gene encoding UDP-N-acetylmuramate--L-alanine ligase, with translation MNLLPNSKIYFIGIGGIAMSAAAGIAKQAGFEVTGSDSKALYDPAKSVLDELDIDYFIGYSAEQLKNAQVDVYVASAGEDLSNPEIAYLRDKNIEIYSLSELLHALAEDQLRIVVTGTHGKSTTTAMLGQTLQTIDDSSFMTGAVLAEAKRNFHYGTGHYFVFEGDEYKALYDDPTPKFQQYHPDILLLTNLEFDHPDVFNSIEEIQDEFRELIDKMPDDGIVVYNADSSDLAKVVHTSNLGQVSFALDNSADFTVSNIETLPDKTMFTVNRKDPASAEYSTEQYAINAFGRINVYNALGVISLLRTLGFSHEQVQDGLDRFRGIKRRFEYIGQTNGGTGAKVFDDYAHHPTAVKETLATARLRFPNSKIWAVFEPHTFSRTEAVLADLSKAFESADKVLLAEIYPAREKKTENSITGQQVVEAIAKNHTDVQLVANKNEVIEILQKELSPTDVVIVMAVGSFNTLALDLVK, from the coding sequence ATGAATTTATTACCTAACTCAAAAATCTATTTTATTGGAATCGGTGGTATTGCGATGTCGGCTGCTGCAGGCATCGCCAAACAAGCCGGTTTCGAAGTTACGGGCAGCGACAGCAAAGCATTATACGATCCGGCAAAGTCAGTGCTGGACGAATTGGATATCGATTACTTTATCGGATACAGCGCCGAGCAGCTTAAGAACGCGCAGGTTGATGTTTATGTTGCTTCTGCGGGCGAGGATTTGTCGAATCCGGAAATTGCATACCTTCGTGATAAAAACATAGAAATTTATTCTCTTAGCGAGCTGCTTCATGCATTGGCCGAAGATCAATTGCGTATTGTTGTTACCGGAACTCATGGCAAGTCCACCACCACCGCGATGCTTGGCCAGACTTTGCAGACCATCGACGACAGTTCATTTATGACCGGCGCAGTGTTAGCAGAGGCAAAAAGGAATTTTCATTATGGTACAGGTCATTATTTCGTATTCGAAGGCGACGAATACAAGGCTCTGTATGATGATCCGACCCCTAAGTTTCAGCAATATCACCCCGATATTCTGCTTCTCACTAACTTAGAGTTCGACCATCCGGATGTGTTTAATTCTATAGAGGAGATACAAGATGAATTCCGTGAGCTGATAGATAAGATGCCGGACGATGGCATTGTGGTTTACAATGCCGACTCCAGCGATTTAGCCAAGGTTGTTCATACTAGCAACTTGGGACAGGTTAGCTTTGCCTTGGATAACAGCGCCGATTTTACCGTTTCTAACATAGAAACCTTGCCGGATAAGACGATGTTTACAGTCAATCGTAAAGATCCTGCATCCGCTGAATACAGCACAGAGCAGTATGCTATCAACGCCTTTGGACGAATTAATGTGTATAACGCTTTGGGAGTGATTAGTTTGCTGAGAACTTTAGGTTTTAGCCATGAGCAAGTGCAGGATGGCCTAGATAGATTCCGCGGCATCAAGCGCCGCTTTGAATATATCGGGCAAACCAACGGCGGTACAGGAGCAAAAGTTTTTGATGATTATGCCCATCATCCCACTGCAGTGAAAGAAACTTTAGCAACCGCGCGATTGCGCTTTCCCAATTCAAAAATTTGGGCAGTTTTTGAACCGCATACCTTTAGCCGTACAGAAGCTGTGCTTGCAGATTTATCGAAAGCTTTCGAATCTGCAGATAAAGTCTTACTTGCCGAGATTTATCCGGCGCGAGAAAAGAAAACCGAAAATTCCATCACTGGTCAGCAGGTAGTTGAAGCAATAGCAAAGAACCATACAGACGTGCAATTGGTGGCAAATAAAAATGAAGTTATAGAGATTTTACAAAAGGAGCTTAGTCCGACAGATGTAGTAATAGTTATGGCGGTAGGCAGCTTTAACACGCTAGCTCTCGATTTGGTTAAATAA